From Scomber scombrus chromosome 21, fScoSco1.1, whole genome shotgun sequence, one genomic window encodes:
- the LOC134003524 gene encoding heparan sulfate glucosamine 3-O-sulfotransferase 2-like yields the protein MACALLFSRLLPFSHRLTRTSVCLLSLFLSYLCYCVLFPADNIMQKSGDQTPSCQRVLADGGRRRLQKSPSCVLQLDEKPGSVEVSDQRRPSALHVVRNDTPSAAMGNLKFGNKKLPNAIIVGVKKGGTRAVLEFIRIHPDVRAAGTETHFFDRNYDRGLEWYRGLMPRTLESQITMEKTPSYFVTKETPHRISAMSRDTKLIVVVRDPVTRAISDYTQTLSKTPELPSFQELAFRNQSLGIVDTSWNAIRIGLYALHLENWLRYFPLAHIHFVSGERLITDPAGELARVQDFLGLKRIVTDKHFYFNRTKGFPCLKKPESSGSPRCLGKSKGRTHVQIDRDAIEQLRDFYRPFNVKFYEMVGQDFKWE from the exons ATGGCATGCGCGCTCCTCTTCAGTCGACTTCTTCCCTTCTCACACAGGCTCACAAGAACATCCGTTTGtttgctttctcttttcctttcataCTTGTGCTACTGTGTATTATTCCCTGCCGATAACATCATgcaaaagtcaggggatcaaaCGCCCAGCTGCCAGCGCGTACTGGCTGATGGAGGCAGAAGACGCCTTCAGAAATCCCCGTCCTGCGTCTTGCAGCTGGATGAAAAACCGGGCAGTGTTGAGGTGTCTGACCAAAGACGTCCTTCGGCTCTTCACGTCGTAAGGAACGACACCCCCAGCGCAGCGATGGGTAATTTAAAGTTTGGGAATAAAAAGTTACCGAATGCCATCATAGTTGGTGTGAAAAAGGGAGGGACGAGAGCTGTGCTGGAGTTCATAAGAATTCATCCTGACGTGCGAGCTGCTGGCACCGAGACACATTTCTTCGACAGAAACTATGACAGAGGCCTAGAGTGGTACAG agGTTTAATGCCAAGGACTCTTGAAAGCCAAATCACAATGGAGAAGACACCAAGCTACTTTGTGACTAAAGAGACGCCACACCGGATCTCTGCTATGTCCCGAGATACCAAGCTCATTGTGGTGGTGCGGGACCCTGTCACCCGCGCAATATCAGATTACACACAGACTTTATCCAAAACGCCTGAACTGCCGAGCTTCCAGGAGCTGGCCTTCAGAAACCAGAGCTTGGGCATTGTGGACACATCCTGGAATGCCATTCGGATCGGCCTGTATGCTCTGCACCTTGAAAACTGGCTCCGTTACTTCCCCCTGGCTCATATCCACTTTGTTAGCGGAGAGCGTCTAATCACAGACCCAGCAGGGGAATTGGCTCGGGTGCAGGACTTCCTTGGGTTAAAACGTATTGTCACAGATAAACACTTCTATTTCAACCGCACCAAGGGCTTCCCTTGCCTTAAGAAGCCTGAGAGCAGCGGCTCACCCCGCTGTTTAGGCAAGTCCAAGGGCAGAACTCATGTGCAGATAGACAGAGATGCTATTGAGCAGCTGCGAGACTTCTATAGACCTTTTAATGTCAAGTTTTATGAAATGGTGGGTCAAGATTTCAAGTGGGAGTAG